One stretch of Falsibacillus pallidus DNA includes these proteins:
- a CDS encoding C40 family peptidase → MKKLWKLLLPALLLLLIPFQSAEAASGNEVVDYSKKFIGVPYSFGGTSPSGFDCSGYLSYVYSHFGISLPRMSSQQATVGTTVSKAELQPGDMVFFADTYKAGVSHAGIYIGNNSFISATSSSGVKIDSMSNVYWSPKFAYGKRLSQVANGLFSDLPTSHPAYEAVELLNSKNIINGFDNGEFKPDGLVTRGQASAIVNRILKVSTSSTKSFPDVGTGSTFAKDIAAMKETGIIQGFPDGSFRPGDSLTRAQMAVILDRAFKTENKVGVTKASNVYLDVAPTSWAADAISALYYLDKTTMFKTDYFRAGFNATRAEFSAAVYNSKF, encoded by the coding sequence ATGAAAAAACTCTGGAAACTATTACTCCCGGCATTGTTATTGTTGTTGATCCCTTTTCAAAGTGCAGAGGCAGCTTCAGGAAACGAAGTTGTTGATTACTCTAAGAAATTCATAGGCGTTCCATACAGCTTCGGTGGTACAAGTCCTTCAGGGTTTGATTGTTCAGGCTACCTATCCTACGTGTACAGCCATTTCGGAATCTCATTACCGAGAATGTCCAGCCAGCAGGCAACAGTAGGAACAACCGTTTCAAAGGCTGAACTTCAGCCAGGCGACATGGTATTTTTCGCAGATACATATAAAGCAGGAGTATCCCACGCCGGTATATACATAGGAAACAATAGCTTTATCAGTGCAACATCAAGCAGCGGCGTCAAAATTGATTCAATGAGCAATGTTTATTGGAGTCCAAAGTTCGCTTACGGCAAGCGTCTTTCACAAGTAGCCAATGGACTATTCAGCGATCTTCCAACAAGCCATCCGGCTTATGAAGCTGTTGAACTACTAAACAGCAAGAATATCATAAACGGCTTTGACAACGGCGAGTTCAAACCAGATGGGTTGGTCACACGTGGACAAGCATCTGCTATCGTAAACAGAATCCTAAAGGTTTCAACTAGCTCTACAAAATCCTTCCCTGATGTAGGAACTGGTTCTACTTTCGCAAAAGATATTGCAGCCATGAAAGAAACTGGCATCATTCAAGGATTCCCTGATGGATCATTCCGTCCTGGCGACAGCTTGACAAGAGCTCAAATGGCAGTAATCTTAGATAGAGCATTCAAGACAGAAAATAAAGTCGGTGTAACAAAAGCAAGCAATGTTTACTTGGATGTAGCTCCAACGAGCTGGGCAGCCGATGCCATTTCCGCTCTATACTATCTTGATAAAACAACAATGTTCAAAACAGATTATTTCCGTGCAGGATTCAATGCAACAAGAGCTGAGTTCTCCGCAGCGGTTTATAACTCTAAATTCTAA
- a CDS encoding S8 family peptidase, with amino-acid sequence MKTVRIILGALLLFSILPQITHAQTLKKNYIVHFNKMEDRKILEKFNINPKEKFKMIPAAAVSLTERQAATLEKSNSIKSIVPEVTYKMSSQTTPWAFGKMNITNQVRTIYTGKGVKVVVIDTGVDSSHPDLRVAGGTCVLNSCPNGFQDDNGHGTHVAGIIAAQNNSVGIVGVAPDVELYSVKALDTFGAGTTTTIVKGLEWAIEQHADIVNLSFTTKSDDPTLREMVQKASDAGILLVGAAGNSGTATGTGDNVLYPAKYDNVIAVSALDSQSKRIVESSTGAEVEVAAPGNNIISTVPLEIDTFDGNKDGYMPMTGTSMASPYVAGLLALYKERYPNYSRDQLRSILDQNAQDIGMTGRDAFYGYGLALFGDKSVLELPSSAQVISHEDGKVAFAFHKSTGTKPVDIYRDGQTIAFNILNENWDDYVEKGTYQYQFVFHNEDGSTTKQSLSVSMDQPAFDDLDTADWYAPHMIYLYHESILNGLDSHTILPSKKITRGEAVAMIGRAKGYNGNKGATEFSDVGSGYFASGYIQSAYEHHILNGFPDGTFKPNQYVTRAEMAILIANAYGLANETLVSYADVNDNVTGEAAIFKIANAHITEGYPDGSFKPHEEMSRAKFSVFMARAENKEFITK; translated from the coding sequence ATGAAAACAGTTAGAATTATACTCGGCGCCCTTCTTTTATTCAGTATATTACCCCAAATCACTCACGCTCAAACACTGAAGAAAAATTATATAGTCCATTTTAATAAAATGGAAGACAGAAAGATTCTGGAGAAATTTAATATCAATCCAAAAGAAAAATTTAAGATGATTCCTGCTGCCGCGGTGTCACTTACAGAGAGGCAGGCTGCCACTCTTGAAAAATCAAACTCTATTAAATCGATAGTACCTGAAGTCACTTATAAAATGTCCTCCCAAACAACTCCTTGGGCTTTTGGGAAAATGAATATCACTAATCAAGTGCGGACCATCTATACTGGAAAAGGTGTTAAAGTAGTCGTCATTGATACCGGAGTGGATTCCTCACATCCTGATTTAAGGGTTGCCGGTGGAACATGCGTCCTTAACAGCTGTCCAAATGGCTTTCAGGACGACAATGGGCATGGAACGCATGTGGCTGGAATCATTGCAGCTCAAAACAACTCAGTAGGAATTGTCGGCGTTGCTCCTGATGTCGAGCTTTATAGTGTAAAGGCATTGGATACATTCGGAGCAGGTACTACGACAACGATTGTAAAAGGTCTGGAGTGGGCCATTGAACAACATGCAGATATTGTAAACCTTAGTTTTACAACGAAGTCTGATGATCCTACACTAAGGGAAATGGTTCAAAAAGCTTCTGATGCAGGAATCCTATTAGTGGGTGCAGCTGGCAACTCAGGTACAGCAACTGGGACTGGGGATAATGTTCTTTATCCAGCAAAGTATGATAATGTAATTGCCGTCTCAGCATTAGACAGCCAATCTAAGAGAATAGTAGAATCCTCTACTGGTGCAGAAGTAGAAGTTGCTGCACCAGGGAATAATATCATCAGCACTGTACCTCTTGAAATCGATACATTCGATGGAAATAAAGACGGATACATGCCGATGACAGGTACATCTATGGCGTCGCCGTATGTGGCAGGGCTCCTCGCATTATATAAGGAACGATATCCTAACTACTCCCGTGACCAGCTCAGAAGTATCCTTGATCAAAATGCCCAGGATATTGGAATGACTGGAAGGGATGCTTTTTATGGATATGGTTTAGCATTATTTGGAGATAAATCTGTACTAGAACTCCCTTCATCAGCACAAGTGATTTCTCACGAAGATGGAAAAGTGGCTTTTGCATTTCATAAAAGCACTGGAACAAAACCAGTAGATATTTATAGAGATGGACAGACAATTGCATTTAACATTTTGAATGAAAATTGGGATGACTATGTGGAAAAAGGCACCTACCAATATCAATTCGTTTTCCACAATGAAGACGGGTCCACAACAAAGCAGTCTTTATCAGTCTCAATGGACCAGCCGGCATTTGATGACCTGGATACAGCAGATTGGTATGCACCGCACATGATCTATTTGTATCACGAGTCCATTTTGAATGGATTGGACAGCCATACCATCCTCCCTTCGAAAAAGATCACACGCGGGGAAGCAGTTGCAATGATCGGAAGGGCAAAGGGGTATAATGGAAATAAAGGAGCAACTGAATTTTCGGATGTCGGAAGCGGCTATTTTGCCAGCGGCTATATCCAATCAGCCTATGAACACCATATCCTTAACGGGTTCCCTGACGGAACATTCAAACCAAACCAATATGTAACCAGAGCGGAAATGGCGATTTTAATAGCAAATGCGTATGGATTGGCCAATGAAACTCTAGTTTCCTATGCAGATGTGAATGATAATGTGACAGGTGAAGCGGCGATTTTTAAAATTGCCAACGCACATATTACAGAAGGCTATCCTGATGGCAGTTTCAAGCCGCATGAGGAAATGTCGAGAGCCAAATTCTCTGTATTCATGGCTCGCGCAGAAAATAAAGAATTTATTACAAAATAA
- a CDS encoding N-acetylmuramoyl-L-alanine amidase: MKRLFLLSVFAVAGFCAAAAPAGAQTFVDVGDSHRAKMEINYLATGQIVNGSLDGHFYPDKQVTRAEAAAMIGRTLQFNGKQVSTDFSDVGIQNFASGYIQEAARHSIITGYKDGSFKPDQPVARGEMAIMISRAFGYGASTINSAAKALMDKGIAQGVADGTFGTTNSIKRSDFSVFLARSINSELRLNGSMPEFTQTDTVNADSLNMRSGPSTLYDVKSAIPFKGEVKIGYKVGKWAFIQYDGKTGFVHTDFLASSVGGSSSQIAGKTIVIDPGHGGTDPGASGYGLLEKTVTQDTALRVQNYFKQTPFNILLTQEKDPVGYKTELSDRVAFARNHNADIFVSIHCNSFNGTADGTETYYYAAYQNPHVDESKALATYVQKRMLDALDLKDRGIDNGDFHVIRENTMPAILTELAFIDNKSDNAKLASSYWRQEAAKAIYLGILDYYYNYKKIDDVLPLYNLLQAQPSTKWY, translated from the coding sequence GTGAAACGGCTTTTTCTACTGTCAGTTTTTGCTGTTGCAGGTTTTTGCGCTGCTGCCGCTCCAGCAGGGGCGCAGACGTTTGTGGATGTTGGCGACAGCCACCGGGCTAAAATGGAAATTAATTATTTAGCAACGGGGCAGATTGTCAACGGAAGCCTGGATGGACATTTCTATCCAGATAAACAAGTGACAAGAGCAGAAGCAGCAGCAATGATTGGCAGGACATTACAATTCAATGGTAAACAAGTCTCCACGGATTTTAGCGATGTAGGAATACAGAACTTTGCCTCAGGATATATCCAGGAAGCTGCCAGACACAGCATCATTACCGGATATAAGGATGGTTCTTTTAAACCGGACCAGCCAGTGGCAAGGGGAGAAATGGCCATTATGATCAGCCGGGCATTCGGTTATGGCGCTTCTACTATCAATAGTGCTGCTAAAGCATTAATGGATAAAGGGATTGCGCAAGGAGTGGCCGACGGAACGTTTGGAACCACTAATTCAATCAAACGCTCTGATTTCTCAGTGTTTTTGGCAAGAAGCATCAATTCCGAATTAAGGCTGAATGGAAGTATGCCTGAATTCACTCAGACGGATACAGTCAATGCAGATTCCCTCAACATGCGGTCTGGTCCATCCACTTTGTACGATGTAAAGAGCGCTATACCTTTTAAGGGAGAAGTCAAAATCGGCTATAAAGTTGGAAAGTGGGCTTTCATTCAATATGATGGAAAAACAGGCTTTGTACATACGGACTTTCTTGCGAGTTCTGTAGGGGGAAGCAGCTCTCAGATAGCTGGGAAAACCATCGTTATCGATCCGGGGCACGGAGGAACAGATCCAGGAGCATCAGGCTATGGACTGCTGGAAAAAACCGTGACCCAAGATACTGCGCTGCGGGTACAAAATTATTTTAAACAAACTCCGTTTAATATCCTTTTGACACAAGAAAAGGATCCTGTTGGATATAAGACAGAACTAAGCGATAGGGTTGCATTTGCAAGGAATCATAATGCGGATATCTTTGTCAGCATCCACTGCAACTCATTCAATGGAACAGCTGACGGTACAGAAACATATTACTATGCAGCGTATCAAAACCCGCATGTAGATGAAAGCAAGGCGCTGGCTACTTATGTTCAGAAACGTATGCTTGACGCATTGGACCTTAAAGATAGAGGCATCGACAACGGAGATTTCCATGTTATCCGTGAAAATACAATGCCTGCTATTTTGACTGAACTTGCCTTTATCGATAATAAATCCGATAATGCGAAACTTGCATCCAGCTACTGGAGACAAGAAGCAGCTAAAGCAATCTATTTAGGTATTCTGGATTACTACTATAATTACAAAAAAATAGATGATGTACTGCCGCTGTATAATCTATTGCAAGCGCAGCCTTCAACTAAATGGTATTAA
- a CDS encoding S-layer homology domain-containing protein — translation MKKYPFSKKTMKAMLAATLVFSPVVASGVAYQPTVASAAEYSSVDSLTTALNTSYDKLSDSEKAELISARSQIEALKGSTDWDGYIDSILVNPDGANYAVKKQLVSDLLDVMLAVTTVQGLNDAIDQFSTNNSSTIDDALGQDITVQELLNYIGDVEINFVNTIKDSGKTVDQFTESDLFNAFTYALVHTTSGHEDLVVALTGTINFSNTTDVMSEIVNGLTNKHAALASFYKVVQSIVPATNPGGGGGGVIIPNPEPTTPPGQVDLPTGTTTTEKETGSNGQVSVVVSIPALKVSEIVNLITKDKAVIPIKVENAGPGEAVKAKLPATLFSEAAKKNSNAAVLVSGNGAQYVLPVSQVNTGNIASQLGVSADKVDVSVTINPVNPAYVKGAVDKNNLKVISNIVDFSIVATSGDKSTTIDRFSDYVSRTIDLSSDIVPNHTVGVVVNADGTVAPVPTVFTEVDGKKVAVLKRNTNSVYTIVENDKTFTDVNNGKNWAEDNIEKLASKYIINGKTTTTFAPNEYMTRGEFAALISRSLSLTPSNEAAVKFSDVSSTQAINKHGEIAAAVEAGIIKGKKDGKFHPSEKITRAEAAIMIDRAINFVHPADESVDSSKKVSSFKDYKKIGATSRESVEHVLQAGIMSGYSNGNFAPSDLTKRDQMAKILDTLLQHIKFIN, via the coding sequence ATGAAAAAATACCCTTTTAGCAAGAAAACGATGAAGGCAATGCTTGCGGCTACACTAGTATTTTCGCCTGTTGTGGCTAGTGGAGTTGCTTATCAACCAACTGTGGCGAGTGCAGCAGAATATAGTTCAGTTGATAGCTTAACTACTGCGTTAAATACGTCGTATGATAAATTAAGTGATTCGGAAAAAGCTGAGTTGATTTCTGCAAGAAGTCAAATTGAAGCACTTAAAGGTTCAACTGATTGGGATGGGTATATTGATTCCATATTAGTTAATCCAGATGGAGCAAATTATGCTGTAAAAAAACAATTAGTATCTGATTTGCTGGATGTAATGTTAGCAGTTACTACTGTACAAGGTCTCAACGATGCGATTGATCAATTTAGTACAAATAACAGTTCTACAATTGATGATGCACTTGGACAAGATATTACTGTTCAGGAACTTCTAAATTATATCGGCGACGTTGAAATTAATTTTGTAAATACAATCAAAGATAGTGGTAAAACTGTTGACCAATTTACAGAAAGTGATTTGTTTAACGCATTTACGTATGCGTTAGTACACACTACTTCAGGGCATGAGGATTTAGTAGTAGCACTTACTGGTACAATTAATTTCTCAAATACTACTGACGTAATGTCAGAAATTGTAAATGGGCTAACGAATAAGCATGCTGCTCTTGCATCTTTCTATAAAGTTGTTCAAAGTATTGTACCAGCAACTAACCCAGGAGGCGGTGGCGGCGGCGTCATCATTCCTAATCCTGAACCAACAACACCTCCAGGACAAGTAGACCTCCCAACAGGTACTACTACTACTGAAAAGGAAACCGGCTCTAACGGCCAAGTCTCTGTTGTGGTTTCAATTCCTGCATTAAAAGTCAGCGAGATCGTTAATTTGATCACGAAAGATAAGGCGGTCATCCCTATCAAAGTGGAAAATGCAGGACCGGGTGAAGCCGTAAAAGCCAAGCTGCCTGCAACGTTATTCTCCGAAGCGGCCAAAAAGAACAGCAATGCTGCTGTCTTGGTATCCGGAAATGGTGCACAGTATGTTCTTCCGGTAAGTCAAGTCAACACTGGAAACATTGCTTCTCAATTAGGGGTTTCTGCTGATAAAGTAGATGTTTCTGTTACCATTAATCCAGTGAATCCTGCATACGTAAAAGGTGCGGTGGATAAGAATAATTTAAAAGTTATTTCTAATATTGTTGATTTCTCTATTGTTGCGACTTCAGGTGATAAATCTACAACAATCGATAGATTTTCAGACTACGTGTCCCGTACAATTGATTTGAGTTCTGATATTGTTCCAAACCACACTGTCGGAGTGGTTGTGAATGCAGATGGTACAGTTGCTCCTGTTCCAACAGTCTTCACTGAGGTAGACGGCAAGAAAGTAGCCGTTCTGAAAAGAAACACAAACTCTGTCTACACAATCGTTGAAAACGATAAAACCTTCACAGATGTAAACAACGGTAAGAACTGGGCAGAAGATAACATTGAAAAATTAGCTTCTAAATACATCATCAATGGAAAAACGACGACTACATTTGCTCCAAATGAGTATATGACTCGTGGAGAATTTGCTGCATTGATTTCAAGAAGCTTAAGTCTTACTCCATCAAATGAAGCTGCTGTTAAATTCAGTGATGTTTCATCAACTCAAGCAATCAATAAACATGGAGAAATCGCTGCTGCAGTAGAAGCTGGCATTATTAAAGGTAAGAAAGATGGCAAGTTCCATCCATCTGAAAAGATCACTCGTGCTGAAGCGGCTATCATGATTGACCGCGCAATCAATTTTGTCCACCCGGCGGATGAGTCAGTGGATTCCAGCAAAAAAGTGAGCAGCTTTAAAGATTACAAAAAAATTGGTGCTACTTCTCGCGAAAGTGTAGAACACGTCCTGCAAGCAGGAATCATGTCCGGCTACTCAAATGGGAATTTTGCTCCATCTGATCTAACGAAACGTGATCAAATGGCTAAGATTTTGGATACACTTCTACAACATATCAAATTCATAAACTAA
- a CDS encoding transposase: MAKKGQTFNNYSDEFKLKAVMKYVNGSKSYKVLAEELGIRNCSQLKVWVRKWKQGVPFDERKGVSNPLKGRPRTKFKSVEEERDYLKAQVEYLKKQYPNLVKEDMTFPEE; the protein is encoded by the coding sequence ATGGCGAAGAAGGGACAAACGTTTAATAACTATTCAGATGAGTTCAAACTTAAGGCTGTTATGAAATATGTGAATGGTTCAAAGAGCTATAAAGTATTGGCCGAAGAGTTGGGGATCCGTAATTGTAGTCAGCTTAAAGTATGGGTCAGGAAATGGAAACAAGGGGTTCCTTTTGATGAAAGAAAGGGTGTGTCAAATCCTCTAAAAGGTAGACCTAGAACTAAATTTAAGTCGGTTGAAGAGGAACGAGATTATTTAAAAGCGCAGGTTGAATATTTAAAAAAGCAGTATCCAAATCTGGTAAAGGAGGACATGACATTCCCAGAAGAATGA
- a CDS encoding IS3 family transposase, which translates to MKYELIEEMRCRYPVSWLLEIAYILPASYYKWRNTKISRVEKAEKEQDIREHIMGIHFINPEFGRERITDELNEIGYLINHKKVYRLMTEMGIQSIIRKKRKRHGQSPSIIFPNRLKRNFKAIGPQQKMVTDITFISVGEEFYYLSVIQDLFNNEIVSWELSKRNNLELVLKTVDKWTKKRDVNGAVLHSDQGFQYTSKLYNNRLDAFGIKGSHSRKGNCLDNACVESFFSHLKTEKLYVNKCTSREELEQALEDYIYHYNYKRRQKKLKKRAPIEYRHALVA; encoded by the coding sequence ATGAAATATGAATTAATTGAAGAAATGAGGTGCCGTTATCCAGTCTCTTGGCTGTTAGAGATTGCTTACATCTTGCCAGCGAGTTATTACAAATGGAGGAATACCAAGATCTCCCGGGTAGAAAAGGCTGAGAAGGAACAAGACATCCGGGAACACATTATGGGCATTCATTTTATCAATCCCGAATTTGGACGAGAGCGTATAACGGATGAATTAAATGAAATAGGGTATCTCATCAACCATAAGAAAGTCTATAGGCTAATGACCGAAATGGGGATACAATCAATCATTCGGAAAAAGAGAAAACGTCATGGTCAGAGTCCTTCAATCATCTTTCCTAACCGATTGAAGAGGAACTTCAAGGCTATTGGACCCCAACAGAAGATGGTCACAGATATTACTTTTATATCTGTCGGTGAAGAATTTTATTATTTATCTGTTATCCAGGATCTTTTCAATAATGAGATAGTAAGTTGGGAGTTATCCAAGAGAAACAATCTAGAACTTGTCTTAAAAACAGTAGATAAATGGACAAAGAAAAGAGACGTAAATGGAGCTGTTTTACATTCAGACCAAGGCTTCCAGTATACGTCAAAGCTGTATAACAACCGATTAGATGCATTTGGGATTAAGGGCAGCCATTCTCGTAAGGGAAACTGTTTAGATAATGCCTGTGTAGAATCGTTTTTCTCCCACCTCAAAACAGAGAAATTATATGTAAACAAGTGTACGTCTAGAGAAGAACTAGAACAAGCTCTGGAAGATTACATCTATCACTACAACTACAAACGAAGACAAAAGAAACTTAAAAAACGCGCGCCGATTGAATATCGACACGCGCTTGTTGCTTAG
- a CDS encoding 5'-nucleotidase C-terminal domain-containing protein produces the protein MFGKSSKKLASLGLVSALSLGAFAAPFSTQYVHAETANIKIQLLGINDLHGKINNTYEEDIDGDGEKETIGSVDYLAAHLKKRKAENPNTVLVNAGDNIGASPLISAALHDEPTINILEAMGLGVGTLGNHEFDEGIDELKRIVNGGERADGNGTKGYDGADFPVIAANAYDTSTNQLIFDPYYIKEIAGTKIGFIGVVTQETPDIIIKSGNENLKITDEAEAINKYAKELEAKGVNAIVVLAHNPTNEEGDSLAFDAAKIAEKVDDNVDVIFAGHNHKRINRTVDGKLIVEAYEYGKAFTDVDIEIDPTTNDIVKKTGEIVYNDHESVTPDPDIKAMIAEYQAKSDEIGNVVVGETKDALPGGYAERGPVGDNPLGNLIADGMKASMNADIAMMNGGGIREDLNKGPVTYAELFNIQPFGNYLVKISLSGKEVKELLNNQISEQYGPDFSVAGISYKWDRSTQNVTDVLLPDGQPIDESKEYSVVLNNFMFGDPNNKIADYFQGEPEVGKVDLDATQDFIKSFKDPIEYKAESRIQEVSSVFKDVPKDKWSNPFVTDLFYSGVSKGTSAGVFSPDREMTRAQFASMVSRTLKLKASKPAPFSDLNDVSKAVQDEISAAYEAGITKGTSASRFSPNESITRAEMVTMLIRAYDDKYGKTPAVMSNDHFTDLTDLPEEQASAVNLAYELGIIDGVSEKTFEPKDDSTRSEAAKVFSLFLHQK, from the coding sequence ATGTTCGGAAAATCCAGTAAGAAATTAGCAAGTCTAGGTCTCGTTTCAGCATTGAGCCTTGGGGCGTTCGCTGCTCCATTCAGCACACAGTACGTGCATGCAGAAACAGCTAACATCAAAATTCAACTGCTAGGAATCAATGACCTCCATGGGAAAATCAATAATACATACGAGGAAGACATCGATGGGGACGGGGAAAAAGAAACAATTGGTTCAGTCGATTACTTGGCTGCACATCTTAAAAAGCGAAAGGCAGAAAACCCGAACACTGTCCTGGTAAACGCAGGGGATAACATAGGAGCAAGTCCATTGATCTCTGCAGCCCTTCATGATGAGCCAACTATCAACATTCTAGAAGCAATGGGACTTGGCGTCGGTACACTAGGAAACCATGAATTTGACGAAGGTATCGATGAATTGAAGCGTATCGTCAATGGCGGTGAACGTGCGGATGGAAATGGGACAAAAGGATACGATGGTGCTGACTTCCCGGTAATTGCCGCGAATGCCTATGACACATCAACGAATCAGCTCATATTTGATCCATATTACATTAAGGAAATCGCCGGAACAAAAATCGGGTTTATCGGCGTTGTAACGCAGGAAACTCCGGATATCATCATCAAATCCGGCAATGAAAACCTGAAGATTACAGATGAAGCTGAAGCAATCAACAAGTATGCGAAAGAATTGGAAGCAAAAGGCGTCAACGCCATCGTTGTCCTTGCCCACAATCCTACGAATGAAGAGGGCGACAGCTTAGCATTTGATGCAGCTAAAATCGCTGAAAAAGTGGACGATAATGTAGATGTCATTTTTGCCGGCCATAATCATAAAAGAATCAACCGTACAGTTGACGGGAAATTGATTGTTGAAGCTTATGAATATGGAAAAGCATTCACAGATGTAGATATTGAAATCGATCCGACAACGAATGATATCGTTAAAAAGACAGGGGAAATCGTTTATAACGATCATGAAAGCGTAACGCCAGATCCTGATATCAAAGCGATGATCGCTGAATATCAAGCAAAATCTGATGAAATCGGTAATGTGGTTGTCGGTGAAACAAAAGATGCGCTCCCTGGCGGCTATGCTGAAAGAGGTCCTGTTGGGGATAATCCACTCGGCAACTTGATTGCAGACGGAATGAAAGCATCTATGAATGCTGACATCGCGATGATGAACGGCGGAGGTATCCGTGAAGATCTAAATAAAGGACCTGTAACATATGCGGAATTATTCAACATCCAGCCTTTCGGAAATTACCTTGTCAAAATCAGCCTGTCTGGTAAAGAAGTTAAAGAACTATTAAACAATCAAATTTCAGAACAGTATGGGCCAGACTTCTCTGTTGCAGGCATCTCATATAAGTGGGACCGTTCAACACAGAACGTTACAGATGTTCTTCTTCCTGATGGACAGCCGATAGACGAATCAAAAGAATACAGTGTTGTTTTGAACAACTTTATGTTTGGTGATCCAAACAATAAGATTGCAGATTACTTCCAAGGTGAGCCGGAAGTTGGCAAGGTAGACTTGGATGCTACTCAGGATTTCATTAAATCCTTCAAGGATCCTATCGAATATAAAGCGGAAAGCAGAATTCAAGAAGTTTCTAGTGTCTTCAAAGATGTTCCAAAAGATAAATGGTCAAACCCATTTGTAACAGATTTATTCTATAGCGGTGTATCCAAAGGAACGTCCGCAGGCGTATTCTCCCCTGACCGCGAAATGACAAGAGCGCAGTTTGCTTCTATGGTATCCCGTACATTGAAGCTGAAAGCAAGCAAACCAGCTCCATTCAGTGACTTGAATGATGTGTCAAAAGCAGTTCAAGATGAGATTTCAGCAGCATATGAAGCGGGTATCACAAAAGGAACATCTGCTTCACGCTTCAGCCCTAATGAAAGCATTACGCGTGCAGAAATGGTGACTATGCTCATCCGTGCTTATGATGACAAGTATGGAAAAACTCCTGCTGTCATGAGCAACGACCACTTCACTGATTTAACCGATCTTCCGGAAGAGCAGGCAAGTGCTGTCAATTTGGCATATGAGCTGGGAATCATTGATGGTGTAAGCGAAAAGACATTCGAACCGAAAGACGATTCAACTAGATCTGAAGCGGCAAAAGTATTCTCTTTGTTCCTTCACCAAAAATAA